The Gemmatimonadales bacterium DNA window CGATCACCGCGACCGTCGGCGAGGTCTCGCCGGCCATCCTCGCGCTCCTCGAAGCCACGCGGCGGGCCTTGGCGGCGGGGATCGGAGCGGCGCGGGCGGGCGCGCACGTGGGCGACATCGGCTTCGCGGTGCAGCACGTGGCGGAGAGCGCCGGCTATTCGGTGGTTCGCGAGCTGGTAGGCCACGGGATCGGCGCGCAGTTCCACGAGGAGCCGCAGGTGCCCAACTTCGGCCGGCCCAAGCACGGCGCCCGCCTCATCCCCGGCATGACCATCGCCATCGAGCCCATGATCAACGTCGGTGGCCCGGAAGTGCGCACCCTCGGCGACCGCTGGACCGTCGTGACGCAGGACGGCTCCCTCTCGGCCCACTTCGAGCACACCGTCGCCATCACCG harbors:
- the map gene encoding type I methionyl aminopeptidase, giving the protein MITVKSAREIETMARAGRIVAGVLDLVRSRAVPGSSTWELDRIAEEFIRSHAGATPSFKGLYGFPATLCTSINAEVVHGIPAKRRVLVDGDIVSVDVGVCVGGLHADSAITATVGEVSPAILALLEATRRALAAGIGAARAGAHVGDIGFAVQHVAESAGYSVVRELVGHGIGAQFHEEPQVPNFGRPKHGARLIPGMTIAIEPMINVGGPEVRTLGDRWTVVTQDGSLSAHFEHTVAITENGARILTTAG